A genomic region of Methanofollis fontis contains the following coding sequences:
- the cas2 gene encoding CRISPR-associated endonuclease Cas2: protein MFAILVYDVQEGRVAKALKICRKYLIWVQNSVFEGEITEARLRSLKGELMAVLEENNDSVIVYTFENSRYTKRVTWGIERGSVSNII from the coding sequence ATGTTTGCAATCCTTGTATACGATGTTCAAGAGGGACGTGTGGCAAAGGCATTGAAAATATGTCGAAAATATCTCATTTGGGTTCAAAATTCAGTCTTCGAAGGTGAAATTACGGAGGCGCGATTGCGGAGTCTTAAAGGAGAGTTAATGGCGGTTCTTGAAGAAAACAATGATTCAGTGATCGTTTATACTTTTGAGAACTCTCGTTACACAAAGAGGGTGACATGGGGTATTGAACGAGGTTCAGTGAGCAATATCATTTAA
- the cas3 gene encoding CRISPR-associated helicase Cas3', protein MSVSADIPFSTSDLLSHPDRRLIDHIDGVYDRLRSKVDEKDTIVRIVAFCHDIAKASPAFQRYIRKLPIRSPQEKQHSPLSALIAFYCTGIAGLSDEERYLVYSIVKNHHGYFSDLIADSLVTLPKKILADQWRHIHPPFIEEVSERIGIDLSGFSLDAVLDELEGFVAAYAFEGISSEWLYFRMQTLMSALVASDREDVVLHEKKSPTIEISSSAIDDYVAGLKREGRLAPLRDLFYDDARKISIDGPGIYSLSAPTGIGKTLANLRIAAGVREKRDDRPLIVYALPFINIIEQTYDTADAIFGDAVSAYHHLASIVVGEEEDEQEASLAYETWDSAIVVTTFVSLLEGIITNSRVPYFHRLCNAIIILDEVQSIPYRHWGVVRYTLEHLVALGATIIFSTATLPAIVPSVKAIGSVAEVIRPQLNRTRLHRMPEMDLQEFAIFVREQAELQDSLLVICNTVREAETVFMAVEDLHPVYLSSRVLPAHRRERVKMIKEGKCRLCIATQVVEAGVDISLNRVIRDIGPFDSIIQAAGRCNRHYESETACEVFVVPVRDKQLFSTRIYGETLTHATVTLLPDQCSEIEYHEFLQAYFAAVMQNADTESREMISAITQVEWNRIADFGLIEKRGRDYPFLVLSDKKAEMLFEEAVKKSEPPKQDEDRFAWNAQRRKALRNLAPYSLSLRIFGDPDYLPPMIIGRYVVKREDLERYYRPDLGLHLSTQSEEGVQW, encoded by the coding sequence GAAGCAGCACTCGCCGCTTTCAGCACTCATTGCTTTTTACTGCACTGGCATCGCCGGACTCTCCGATGAAGAACGCTACCTTGTCTATTCGATTGTCAAAAACCACCACGGGTACTTTTCTGACCTGATAGCAGACTCGCTGGTGACACTGCCAAAGAAGATCCTCGCCGATCAATGGCGCCATATCCATCCGCCGTTTATCGAAGAGGTCAGTGAACGTATCGGGATTGACCTCTCAGGGTTTTCACTTGATGCCGTGCTCGATGAACTTGAAGGGTTCGTCGCCGCGTACGCTTTTGAGGGAATCAGTTCAGAGTGGTTGTACTTCCGTATGCAGACGCTCATGTCGGCGCTTGTCGCAAGCGATCGGGAGGATGTGGTCCTGCATGAAAAAAAATCCCCGACTATCGAGATCTCTTCGTCGGCGATCGATGATTATGTTGCCGGATTAAAGAGGGAAGGCAGGCTTGCACCTCTCAGAGACCTCTTCTACGATGATGCCAGGAAAATCTCAATAGATGGCCCTGGCATCTATTCCCTCTCCGCACCTACCGGCATCGGGAAGACCCTTGCGAACCTCCGTATTGCGGCTGGAGTTCGTGAAAAAAGGGACGACCGACCGTTGATCGTCTATGCCCTTCCTTTCATCAATATCATTGAACAGACATATGACACAGCCGACGCCATCTTTGGCGATGCCGTCAGTGCCTACCACCACCTGGCCTCCATCGTAGTGGGTGAGGAGGAGGACGAACAGGAAGCCTCCCTTGCATACGAGACGTGGGACAGCGCGATCGTGGTCACGACGTTTGTTTCTCTGCTTGAAGGGATCATTACCAATTCACGGGTTCCGTATTTTCATCGACTCTGCAACGCGATTATAATCCTCGATGAGGTTCAAAGCATTCCATACCGTCACTGGGGTGTGGTCCGATATACCCTTGAGCATCTCGTGGCACTCGGGGCAACTATCATCTTCTCTACAGCAACACTGCCGGCGATTGTCCCGTCAGTGAAAGCGATCGGGTCTGTAGCGGAGGTTATCCGGCCGCAACTGAACAGGACGCGGCTACACCGGATGCCTGAGATGGATCTGCAGGAATTCGCGATATTTGTCCGGGAGCAGGCCGAACTCCAGGATTCGTTGCTCGTCATCTGCAATACTGTTCGGGAGGCCGAGACCGTCTTTATGGCCGTGGAGGATCTCCATCCGGTCTATCTATCCTCCCGCGTCCTTCCGGCTCATCGGCGTGAACGGGTTAAGATGATCAAAGAAGGAAAGTGCCGACTCTGCATCGCAACGCAGGTCGTGGAGGCTGGCGTTGATATCTCCTTGAACCGCGTGATCCGCGATATCGGGCCGTTCGATAGTATCATCCAGGCGGCGGGCCGGTGCAACCGACACTATGAATCGGAAACGGCATGTGAGGTGTTTGTCGTGCCCGTACGTGACAAACAGCTCTTTTCGACCCGGATCTACGGAGAGACACTAACCCACGCAACGGTGACGCTCCTGCCTGATCAGTGTTCTGAGATCGAGTATCATGAATTCCTCCAGGCGTACTTCGCCGCCGTGATGCAAAATGCCGATACCGAGTCCAGAGAAATGATCAGCGCCATTACACAGGTTGAATGGAACCGTATTGCAGATTTCGGGTTGATCGAAAAAAGAGGTCGAGATTATCCTTTCCTGGTTCTCTCCGATAAAAAAGCAGAAATGTTGTTCGAAGAGGCTGTCAAAAAGAGCGAACCCCCTAAACAGGATGAAGATAGATTTGCCTGGAACGCCCAGCGTCGAAAGGCCCTCCGCAACCTTGCGCCGTACTCCCTCTCCCTTCGCATCTTTGGCGATCCGGATTATCTTCCACCAATGATCATCGGGAGATATGTGGTGAAGCGGGAAGACCTTGAACGATATTACCGCCCAGATCTCGGCCTCCATCTATCAACACAAAGTGAGGAGGGAGTGCAATGGTGA
- the cas4 gene encoding CRISPR-associated protein Cas4, with product MVMPTPISITGTLVNSYTACPRQACLFSRRIEPSQDHPYLEMGRVIDETTYTRERRRIAIDGGVIDLIQRGEEYVLVGEVKKSSKSVPHAFFQVLYYLYRLKEQGITARGLIAVPDERKRFPVDLTAENEAEIRSIIEDIETLVHLETPPPAKKVAYCSHCSFLEFCFA from the coding sequence ATGGTGATGCCCACTCCGATCAGTATCACCGGGACGCTGGTAAATTCGTACACCGCTTGCCCCCGGCAGGCGTGTCTTTTCAGTAGAAGGATTGAACCAAGCCAGGATCATCCCTACCTTGAGATGGGCCGTGTGATAGACGAAACAACATACACCAGAGAGAGGCGGCGGATTGCCATCGATGGTGGGGTAATTGATCTAATTCAGAGGGGTGAGGAGTACGTCCTTGTTGGAGAGGTGAAGAAGAGTTCGAAATCGGTCCCTCATGCTTTCTTTCAAGTCCTCTATTATCTGTATCGACTTAAAGAACAGGGTATCACTGCCCGTGGGCTTATTGCTGTTCCGGATGAACGAAAGCGTTTTCCCGTTGATCTCACCGCAGAGAACGAGGCTGAAATTCGTTCGATCATTGAAGATATTGAGACGCTTGTGCATCTAGAAACGCCGCCTCCAGCTAAAAAGGTTGCATACTGCTCTCACTGTTCGTTTCTGGAGTTTTGTTTTGCATGA
- the cas1b gene encoding type I-B CRISPR-associated endonuclease Cas1b — MKTIYIFTNGTLIRKDNTLVLDTGEEKKHLPIENIRDLFVFSEVTLNKRLLEFLTKYGIAIHFFNHYGYYTGTYYPREHLNSGHLIVKQVECYIDPARRINLAKGFVTGAARNILHVIGYCRKSHDELQTIIENVKGFAEGIPKTKTIEGLMGIEGNIRDAYYSSFDPILSRKGFSYSGRSRRPPKTPLNSLISFGNMLMYSTLLTEIYKTHLDPRIGYLHATNFRRFTLNLDVSEIFKPIIVDRTIFSVIQNKEIVPEDFEESAQGLLMTEKAKRLFVQRYDEHLDATFHHRRVGKVSYRKVIRMELYKIEKHLIGDTEYEPFISQW, encoded by the coding sequence ATGAAGACGATCTACATCTTTACCAACGGGACGCTAATCCGTAAGGACAATACCCTTGTCCTCGACACAGGAGAGGAGAAGAAGCATCTTCCAATTGAGAATATTCGTGATTTATTTGTTTTTTCGGAGGTCACACTGAACAAACGGCTCCTCGAATTCCTGACTAAATATGGGATTGCAATCCACTTCTTCAATCATTATGGATATTACACAGGTACCTACTATCCTCGTGAACACTTAAATTCAGGTCATCTCATTGTAAAGCAGGTTGAATGCTATATTGATCCCGCTCGCCGCATCAATCTTGCGAAGGGGTTTGTGACCGGTGCCGCCCGCAATATCCTTCATGTAATAGGATATTGCCGGAAGTCCCATGATGAACTTCAGACGATCATTGAGAATGTAAAAGGCTTCGCTGAGGGGATCCCGAAAACGAAAACGATTGAGGGGTTGATGGGCATTGAGGGGAACATCCGCGATGCGTATTATTCATCGTTTGATCCGATCCTCTCTCGGAAAGGGTTCTCTTACTCAGGTCGGAGTCGCCGACCGCCGAAGACTCCACTCAACTCACTCATTAGCTTTGGCAATATGTTGATGTATTCTACTCTGCTGACTGAGATTTATAAGACACATCTCGATCCCCGGATTGGATATCTTCATGCGACAAATTTCCGGAGATTCACTCTTAATCTTGATGTATCGGAGATATTCAAGCCGATAATTGTTGACCGGACGATTTTCAGTGTGATCCAGAATAAAGAGATCGTTCCAGAAGACTTTGAAGAATCGGCACAAGGATTATTAATGACGGAGAAGGCAAAACGGCTATTTGTTCAACGGTATGACGAACATCTTGACGCTACTTTCCACCATCGTCGAGTAGGGAAGGTGAGTTACCGAAAGGTCATTCGAATGGAGTTGTACAAGATTGAAAAGCACCTTATTGGCGATACAGAGTATGAGCCGTTCATAAGCCAGTGGTGA